The Buteo buteo chromosome 23, bButBut1.hap1.1, whole genome shotgun sequence genome includes a window with the following:
- the G0S2 gene encoding G0/G1 switch protein 2 — METMHELIPFAKEMLSQKPNRKMVKLYMLGSVLAFFGVVIGLVEAVCSPFTSEGRLEEEEEEEQKPAPTREQTRPQKQEDLILEKSKKPAGMQRALVTRQHAS; from the coding sequence atggaaaccaTGCATGAGCTGATCCCCTTTGCCAAAGAAATGCTCAGCCAGAAGCCCAACAGGAAGATGGTCAAGCTGTACATGCTGGGCAGCGTGCTGGCTTTCTTTGGTGTGGTTATTGGTCTGGTGGAGGCAGTGTGCAGCCCTTTCACCTCCGaagggaggctggaggaggaggaggaggaggagcagaaacCTGCCCCAACGCGAGAGCAAACGCGTCCCCAGAAACAAGAGGATTTGATCTTGGAAAAGAGCAAGAAGCCGGCGGGGATGCAGAGGGCCCTGGTGACCAGGCAGCACGCCTCCTAA